The following proteins are encoded in a genomic region of Rhizobium sp. CCGE531:
- a CDS encoding NUDIX domain-containing protein produces the protein MGKPGIDFPGLGTGLAILRDGKLLLYRRLKAPEAGLWSIGGGKVDHMEPAAKAVVREAEEESGLSIGRIDYLCTEEVIIEADQQHWISLIYVCRDFSGEPRLREPDKLSDFGWFGRDELPAQLSEFAKATIAHLGEEDFR, from the coding sequence ATGGGTAAGCCCGGCATCGATTTCCCAGGATTAGGAACCGGTCTCGCAATATTGCGGGACGGCAAGCTTTTGCTCTATCGGCGCCTCAAGGCACCGGAAGCCGGCTTGTGGAGCATCGGCGGCGGCAAGGTCGATCACATGGAGCCTGCCGCCAAGGCCGTCGTCCGCGAGGCTGAAGAGGAGAGCGGTCTCTCCATCGGCAGGATCGACTATCTCTGCACAGAAGAAGTCATCATCGAGGCTGACCAGCAGCACTGGATTTCGCTGATCTATGTCTGCAGGGATTTTTCCGGCGAGCCTCGCCTGAGGGAACCCGACAAGCTCTCCGATTTCGGCTGGTTCGGCCGCGACGAGCTGCCGGCTCAGCTTTCCGAATTCGCCAAGGCAACCATCGCCCATCTGGGCGAAGAAGATTTCCGCTGA
- a CDS encoding TfoX/Sxy family protein, whose amino-acid sequence MDNTDIEEMFQSLGPITIKRMFGGKGIYHMGRILALEVDDEILLKADDASASEFEAAGSRRWAYEGKKGKAINMPYWSIPDDAFDDPDVMARWVRLAYEAARRSDK is encoded by the coding sequence ATGGACAATACCGACATCGAGGAGATGTTTCAGTCTCTCGGGCCGATCACCATCAAACGGATGTTCGGCGGCAAGGGGATCTACCATATGGGGCGGATCCTGGCGCTCGAAGTGGACGACGAGATTCTCCTGAAAGCGGACGATGCCAGCGCTTCCGAATTCGAGGCAGCCGGCTCGCGGCGCTGGGCCTATGAAGGCAAGAAGGGCAAGGCGATCAACATGCCTTATTGGTCGATACCCGACGATGCGTTCGACGATCCGGATGTGATGGCGCGATGGGTCAGGCTCGCCTATGAGGCGGCACGTCGCTCGGATAAGTAG
- a CDS encoding molybdopterin-binding/glycosyltransferase family 2 protein, with protein MIFGEFQTVEAEGAVLAHSIRISDGSFSKGHKLAGGDIERLAAAGIERVIAARIEPGDLMEDEAAERLARAIAPDHLTFSKAATGRVNVHSAVDGLFVANRAAVDQLNSVDPAITLACLADRVPVRSGDMVATFKIIPLAVPGAKVAEGVEILRRMPVFEVKPFAPHAISLVATELPSLKASVMDKTARILSQRLQPSGSVLQREERVAHRANAVADAICRALEARDQLPKLVVVFGASAVIDAGDVIPEAIRLAGGEVIQVGMPVDPGNLLVLGRVGGVHIVGAPGCARSPKENGFDWVLDRILAGERPTSRDISGMGVGGLLMEIQSRPRPRDIVAKPAARISVAVVLLAAGKASRMGEGGSHKLLAEFDGVPLVRRSASIAIASGASDIVAVTGHRCDEIEDALRDLAVEQVFNPDYASGMASSLVAGVGTQAAQRADGVLVMLADMPSVTSDDLKTLIAAFREANGQAIVRAASAGKRGNPVILPRSVLNAVVRLEGDVGARHIIETSGLPVIDVEIGKAAHLDVDTPEAVVAAGGVLKG; from the coding sequence ATGATCTTCGGCGAATTTCAGACGGTGGAGGCGGAGGGCGCCGTTCTCGCGCATTCCATTCGGATCTCCGATGGCAGCTTTTCCAAGGGGCATAAGCTTGCTGGCGGAGACATCGAACGGCTTGCTGCCGCCGGGATAGAGCGTGTCATTGCCGCGCGCATCGAGCCGGGCGACCTCATGGAGGACGAGGCGGCCGAACGGCTGGCGCGAGCTATCGCTCCCGATCATCTGACCTTCTCTAAGGCGGCGACGGGGCGGGTGAACGTCCACAGCGCAGTCGACGGCCTATTCGTCGCAAACCGTGCAGCGGTCGATCAGCTCAACAGCGTCGATCCGGCGATCACCCTTGCCTGTCTCGCGGATCGCGTGCCGGTGCGATCGGGTGACATGGTGGCGACCTTCAAGATCATTCCTCTCGCCGTTCCCGGGGCCAAAGTTGCCGAAGGCGTCGAAATTCTGCGGCGTATGCCGGTCTTCGAGGTCAAGCCCTTCGCGCCGCACGCTATATCGCTCGTCGCCACGGAGCTGCCGTCGCTGAAGGCTTCGGTGATGGACAAGACGGCGCGGATCCTGTCGCAGCGGCTGCAGCCATCGGGCAGCGTGCTGCAGCGGGAAGAGCGGGTTGCGCATCGGGCGAATGCCGTTGCCGACGCAATCTGCCGTGCGCTGGAGGCGCGCGACCAACTGCCGAAGCTGGTGGTCGTCTTTGGCGCCTCGGCCGTCATCGATGCCGGCGATGTCATTCCGGAAGCGATCAGGCTTGCCGGCGGCGAGGTTATTCAGGTCGGCATGCCGGTCGATCCCGGTAATCTTCTCGTGCTTGGAAGAGTAGGCGGTGTTCACATCGTCGGGGCACCCGGATGCGCGCGCAGCCCGAAGGAGAATGGTTTCGACTGGGTGCTGGATCGCATATTAGCCGGCGAACGACCGACGTCGCGGGACATAAGCGGCATGGGCGTTGGAGGATTGCTCATGGAAATTCAGTCACGGCCGCGGCCACGCGACATCGTTGCCAAGCCAGCCGCGCGGATATCGGTTGCCGTCGTGCTGCTGGCCGCCGGAAAGGCGAGCCGCATGGGCGAGGGCGGTTCGCACAAGCTTCTGGCGGAATTCGACGGTGTTCCGCTGGTTCGCCGTTCGGCGTCCATCGCCATTGCCAGCGGCGCATCGGATATCGTCGCGGTCACCGGACATCGCTGTGACGAGATCGAAGATGCGTTGCGCGATCTCGCTGTCGAGCAGGTCTTCAATCCGGATTATGCCTCCGGCATGGCGAGTTCGCTGGTCGCGGGCGTCGGCACGCAGGCGGCGCAAAGGGCTGATGGCGTTCTTGTCATGCTGGCCGATATGCCTAGCGTCACCAGCGACGATCTGAAAACCCTGATCGCCGCTTTCCGTGAGGCGAACGGCCAGGCGATCGTGCGGGCGGCGTCCGCGGGCAAGCGCGGCAATCCCGTCATCCTGCCGAGATCTGTCTTGAACGCCGTAGTGCGGCTGGAGGGCGATGTGGGCGCCCGGCATATTATCGAGACATCGGGGCTTCCGGTTATCGACGTCGAGATCGGCAAGGCGGCACATCTCGATGTCGACACGCCCGAGGCAGTCGTCGCGGCCGGCGGCGTTTTGAAGGGGTAG
- a CDS encoding XdhC family protein gives MDRLILARLNEMRRKRQAAILVTDLSGGPDRLIVEGDALEGALADAASSAFRSGKSAALEIEGQSLFFNVHLPPPRIVVIGAVHISQVLARMAALAGFDVTIIDPRTAFATPERFEGIDLIADWPADALKERPLDSYMALIAVTHDPKVDDEPVIQALRTGCFYVGALGSRKTHAGRLERLRREGVAETDLTRIHAPIGLPIGAASPAEIAVAILAEIIGSLRGRDVSSPKGAKP, from the coding sequence ATGGACCGTCTGATACTGGCGCGGCTGAATGAAATGCGGCGCAAGCGACAAGCGGCGATCCTTGTCACCGATCTCTCCGGCGGGCCAGATCGACTCATCGTCGAAGGCGACGCGCTGGAAGGCGCTCTGGCCGATGCTGCTTCGTCGGCATTCCGTTCGGGCAAATCGGCGGCGCTTGAGATCGAAGGGCAGAGCCTGTTCTTCAACGTCCATCTGCCGCCGCCGCGCATCGTCGTCATCGGTGCCGTGCATATCAGCCAGGTCCTGGCGCGCATGGCGGCGCTTGCAGGCTTCGATGTGACGATCATCGATCCGCGCACCGCCTTTGCAACGCCGGAGCGCTTCGAAGGCATCGACCTGATCGCCGATTGGCCCGCCGATGCGTTGAAGGAACGGCCGCTCGACAGCTATATGGCACTGATTGCCGTCACCCACGATCCGAAGGTCGACGACGAGCCGGTCATTCAGGCACTGAGAACGGGCTGTTTCTACGTTGGCGCGCTCGGCAGCCGCAAGACGCATGCCGGGCGTCTGGAGCGCTTGAGGCGGGAAGGTGTGGCGGAAACTGATCTTACCCGCATCCATGCGCCGATCGGGCTTCCCATCGGCGCCGCAAGCCCGGCCGAGATCGCCGTCGCCATTCTGGCCGAGATCATCGGCTCCCTTCGCGGGCGTGACGTCTCATCGCCAAAGGGCGCCAAACCATGA
- a CDS encoding XdhC family protein, with amino-acid sequence MSDISESLDPLVIAEEWVSAGRNVAMATVVDTWGSAPRPSGSHLVIDGEGNFHGSVSGGCVEGAVITEALDVIETGKSRMLEFGVADETAWRVGLSCGGRIRVYVERLA; translated from the coding sequence ATGTCAGATATATCCGAAAGTCTGGATCCGCTTGTCATTGCGGAGGAATGGGTGTCAGCAGGCCGCAATGTGGCCATGGCGACCGTTGTCGATACCTGGGGGTCGGCACCGCGCCCGTCCGGCAGTCATCTCGTGATCGACGGCGAGGGCAATTTCCATGGTTCTGTTTCGGGCGGCTGCGTCGAAGGCGCCGTCATCACCGAGGCGCTCGACGTCATCGAAACGGGCAAGTCGCGCATGCTGGAGTTCGGCGTCGCTGATGAGACGGCCTGGCGCGTCGGCCTCTCCTGCGGCGGCCGCATCCGCGTCTATGTCGAAAGGCTCGCCTAA
- a CDS encoding VWA domain-containing protein, giving the protein MEPSAQDGIIVAPSPPGDGRLADNIVLFGRVLRKAGLKIGPGAIADAIEAVEAIGIGSREEFHAALCSVFVKRHEDLAVFDEAFRLFWRSRDLVAKMIALMSPVAPDHREKEKPKPGESRASDALLSDRNDRRPQRETPDIEIDARFTSSGSEVLRHLDFAQMSAAEITIARKELEKLRLPLDRVRTRRFKASLRPGKVDPRATMRSALRTGGALILPRFRRPRELQPPLVVLADISGSMSQYTRIFLHFLHVLTERRRRVHTFLFGTRLTNVTRAMRHKDPDQALDECAAAVRDWSGGTRIGETLKEFNLIWARRVLGQGAIVLLITDGLEREGVELLAQEMDRLHRSCRRLIWLNPLLRFEGFEARARGVKAMLPHVDEFRPVHNLLSLADLVSALTAGRADTYDPRRFLGK; this is encoded by the coding sequence ATGGAGCCGAGTGCGCAGGATGGCATCATCGTTGCGCCGTCACCGCCCGGTGACGGGCGCCTTGCCGATAATATCGTGCTGTTCGGTCGGGTGCTTCGCAAGGCCGGCCTGAAAATCGGGCCTGGGGCGATAGCCGATGCCATCGAAGCGGTCGAGGCCATCGGCATCGGCTCCCGCGAGGAGTTCCACGCCGCCCTTTGTTCCGTCTTCGTCAAGCGCCATGAAGATCTCGCAGTATTCGACGAGGCGTTCCGGCTGTTCTGGCGCTCGCGCGATCTCGTCGCGAAAATGATCGCGCTGATGTCGCCGGTCGCCCCGGATCATCGAGAGAAGGAAAAGCCGAAGCCGGGCGAGAGCCGGGCAAGCGATGCGTTACTCAGCGACCGCAACGACCGACGCCCGCAGCGCGAGACTCCAGATATCGAGATAGATGCGCGATTTACCAGCTCCGGCAGCGAGGTGTTGCGCCACCTGGATTTCGCGCAGATGTCGGCTGCGGAGATTACCATCGCCAGGAAGGAGCTGGAGAAGCTGCGATTGCCGCTGGACCGCGTGCGCACGCGCCGCTTCAAGGCATCCCTTAGACCGGGCAAAGTGGATCCGCGCGCAACGATGCGCTCCGCCTTGCGCACGGGAGGCGCGCTGATCCTGCCGCGTTTTCGACGGCCGAGGGAATTGCAGCCGCCATTGGTCGTGCTTGCCGATATCTCGGGCTCGATGAGCCAATATACGCGCATCTTCCTGCATTTCCTGCATGTGCTCACCGAACGGCGTCGGCGCGTGCATACGTTCCTGTTCGGAACGCGGCTGACCAATGTCACCAGAGCGATGCGCCACAAGGACCCCGATCAGGCGCTGGACGAATGCGCGGCGGCGGTGCGCGACTGGTCTGGCGGGACGCGGATCGGCGAGACGTTGAAGGAGTTCAACCTGATATGGGCGCGCCGGGTGCTGGGGCAGGGCGCGATTGTGCTCTTGATTACCGACGGGCTGGAGCGCGAAGGCGTCGAGCTGCTCGCGCAAGAGATGGATCGCCTGCATCGCTCCTGCCGGCGGCTCATCTGGCTCAATCCGCTCTTGCGGTTCGAGGGTTTCGAGGCGCGGGCGCGCGGCGTAAAAGCAATGCTGCCGCATGTTGACGAATTCCGTCCCGTTCACAATCTATTATCTCTGGCCGATCTCGTATCGGCCCTCACAGCCGGCCGCGCGGATACCTATGATCCACGACGGTTCCTCGGCAAATAA
- a CDS encoding MoxR family ATPase, giving the protein MADQTLPSLPGSIDETMALLGAHDYLAGRALGTVLFLALKMKRPLFLEGEAGVGKTEIAKVLSKALDRPLIRLQCYEGLDVSSAVYEWNYPAQMLEIRLAEASGHTDRDRIEADIFSERYLIRRPVLQALSGVGGRAPVFLIDELDRTDEAFEAFLLEVLSDFQVTVPELGTIRAAEPPIVIITTNRTREVHDALKRRCLYHWVDYPEAGQELEIIRHKVPGCNEALSRQIVAYVQKLRTLDLFKNPGVAETIDWATALTELDRLALDPETVSDTLGTLLKYQDDIARIQGAEGRRVLDEVKSELLAAG; this is encoded by the coding sequence ATGGCGGATCAGACATTACCTTCGCTACCGGGTTCCATCGATGAGACGATGGCTTTGCTCGGCGCGCATGACTATCTGGCCGGACGCGCGCTTGGCACCGTCCTGTTTCTCGCATTGAAGATGAAGCGGCCGCTCTTTCTCGAGGGCGAGGCCGGTGTCGGCAAGACCGAAATCGCCAAGGTCCTGTCGAAGGCGCTCGATCGCCCGCTGATCCGCTTGCAATGCTATGAGGGGCTGGATGTCTCCTCCGCCGTCTACGAATGGAACTATCCGGCGCAGATGCTGGAAATCCGTCTCGCGGAGGCATCCGGTCACACCGACCGCGACCGCATCGAGGCCGATATCTTCTCCGAGCGTTATCTCATTCGCCGGCCGGTGCTGCAGGCGCTGTCGGGTGTCGGTGGACGCGCGCCGGTGTTCCTGATCGACGAGCTTGATCGCACCGACGAGGCTTTCGAGGCATTCCTGCTGGAAGTGCTGTCCGATTTTCAGGTGACGGTGCCGGAACTCGGGACGATCCGCGCTGCCGAGCCGCCCATCGTTATCATCACCACGAACCGCACGCGCGAAGTCCACGACGCGTTGAAGCGGCGCTGCCTCTATCATTGGGTCGATTATCCCGAGGCCGGGCAGGAGCTGGAAATCATTCGCCACAAGGTGCCAGGCTGCAACGAGGCGCTCTCACGTCAGATCGTCGCCTATGTGCAGAAGCTGCGCACGCTCGATCTCTTCAAGAATCCAGGCGTTGCCGAAACGATCGACTGGGCGACCGCCTTGACCGAACTCGATCGGCTGGCGCTCGATCCCGAGACCGTTTCGGACACGTTGGGGACGCTGCTGAAATACCAGGACGATATCGCCCGCATCCAGGGCGCCGAGGGCAGGCGTGTACTGGACGAGGTGAAATCCGAACTGCTGGCGGCGGGATGA
- a CDS encoding flavin reductase family protein: MLDRQRMDPALYRDAMSRYAGHVQLVTTALGAERRGVTITAACSVSDSPATVLICVNNSNAKNEIFFNSGIFALNTLGADHQSLADAFSGKTQLTTDERFATGKFETLVTGAPVLSDALAAFDCRVIEIKQASTHNIIFGEVMAVRYSEPKPALLYMNRGYHTL, from the coding sequence ATGCTAGACAGGCAGCGTATGGATCCGGCGCTCTATCGAGATGCCATGAGCCGCTATGCGGGGCATGTGCAGCTGGTGACGACGGCGCTCGGCGCGGAGCGGCGCGGCGTGACGATCACGGCCGCCTGCTCGGTGTCGGACAGCCCTGCGACGGTTCTCATCTGCGTCAACAACAGCAACGCCAAGAACGAGATCTTCTTCAATAGCGGCATTTTTGCCCTGAATACGCTCGGTGCGGATCACCAGTCCCTGGCCGACGCCTTTTCCGGGAAGACGCAGCTGACCACCGACGAGCGCTTTGCAACCGGCAAGTTCGAGACGCTGGTGACGGGCGCGCCTGTCCTAAGCGACGCGTTGGCCGCTTTCGATTGCCGCGTGATCGAGATCAAGCAGGCCTCCACGCACAACATCATCTTCGGCGAGGTGATGGCCGTACGCTACAGCGAGCCAAAGCCGGCATTGCTCTATATGAACCGGGGCTATCACACGCTATAA
- a CDS encoding ABC transporter substrate-binding protein — MNVLRRLPLLFVLLSAAGSSYAAGINIGVVAPQGGNFATLGAEITTGANFEIQAQKDTATVIDEPCTEDGGRAVAEALITAKAQIAIGFLCTETLEGALPRLKEAGIPAITVSVRSRILMEDALKNGWPLFRLAPVDSAEAAVAINTILKDWAAEPMALIDDGTIHGRELVGAIRNALEEKGLKPVFNDTYRPGQDQQIALVRRLKKAGATHVFIGGDRSDVAVIARDAKGENIPLALMGGDAMRAADTPLPLLEGVQAIALPDAASLPAAQQTVQAMRAGGIEPDGYILPAAAAAQIASQAAEGAKAENKPVADKLVGTAFQTAIGQISFGQNHELTENPYRLLEWRGNAFVPVTPLN; from the coding sequence ATGAACGTTCTGCGTCGCCTTCCGCTTCTGTTCGTGCTGCTTTCTGCGGCCGGCAGCAGCTACGCCGCGGGAATCAATATCGGCGTGGTGGCACCGCAGGGCGGCAATTTCGCAACGCTGGGTGCTGAAATCACCACTGGGGCCAATTTCGAGATCCAGGCTCAAAAGGATACGGCGACCGTCATCGACGAACCCTGCACCGAGGACGGCGGCCGGGCTGTCGCCGAGGCATTGATCACGGCCAAGGCGCAGATCGCGATCGGCTTCCTGTGCACGGAAACGTTGGAAGGCGCGCTTCCGCGCCTCAAGGAAGCCGGCATCCCGGCCATTACCGTTTCCGTACGTTCCCGCATCTTGATGGAAGACGCGCTGAAGAATGGCTGGCCGCTGTTTCGCCTCGCACCCGTGGATAGCGCCGAGGCTGCCGTCGCGATCAATACTATCCTGAAAGACTGGGCAGCCGAGCCGATGGCGCTGATCGACGACGGCACCATCCACGGCCGCGAACTGGTGGGCGCGATCAGAAACGCGCTCGAGGAAAAAGGGCTGAAGCCAGTCTTCAACGACACTTACCGTCCCGGCCAGGATCAGCAGATCGCTCTTGTCCGTCGCTTGAAGAAAGCCGGCGCCACGCATGTCTTCATCGGCGGCGACCGCAGCGATGTCGCCGTCATCGCGCGCGACGCCAAGGGCGAAAACATTCCGCTGGCCCTGATGGGTGGCGACGCGATGCGTGCAGCCGATACGCCCTTGCCTTTGCTGGAAGGCGTGCAGGCGATCGCACTGCCTGACGCTGCAAGCCTGCCAGCGGCACAGCAGACTGTCCAGGCCATGCGCGCCGGCGGCATCGAACCGGACGGTTATATTCTGCCGGCCGCGGCCGCGGCACAGATCGCCAGCCAGGCAGCGGAAGGCGCGAAAGCGGAAAATAAGCCCGTTGCCGATAAGCTCGTCGGCACGGCATTCCAGACGGCAATAGGCCAGATCTCCTTCGGGCAGAACCACGAATTGACCGAAAACCCCTATCGCCTGCTGGAATGGCGCGGCAATGCCTTCGTGCCGGTGACACCGTTGAACTGA
- the rpe gene encoding ribulose-phosphate 3-epimerase gives MTLPIRIAPSILAADFAKLGQEVKDVTEAGADWIHLDVMDGHFVPNISFGADVIKALRPYTTATFDCHLMISPADPYLEAFAKAGCDRITVHAEAGVHLHRSLQTIRHLGKKVGVTLNPATPLSVLENVLDDIDLILIMSVNPGFGGQKFIPAMADKIRNAKSLIGDRPIELEVDGGVSVETAPLITASGANVLVAGSAIFKGESVDAYRQTVGGLRAAAERGRVGSN, from the coding sequence ATGACCTTGCCGATCCGTATCGCCCCTTCCATTCTCGCAGCCGACTTCGCCAAGCTCGGACAGGAAGTCAAGGATGTGACCGAAGCCGGAGCCGACTGGATCCACCTGGATGTCATGGACGGCCATTTCGTGCCGAACATCTCCTTCGGCGCCGATGTCATCAAGGCGCTGCGCCCCTATACGACCGCGACCTTCGACTGCCATCTGATGATCTCGCCCGCCGATCCCTATCTGGAAGCCTTCGCCAAGGCGGGTTGCGACCGCATCACGGTCCATGCCGAGGCCGGCGTGCATCTGCACCGCTCGCTGCAGACCATCCGCCATCTCGGCAAGAAGGTCGGCGTCACCCTCAATCCGGCAACGCCGCTCTCCGTGCTGGAAAACGTGCTCGACGATATCGACCTGATCCTGATCATGTCGGTCAATCCGGGCTTCGGCGGCCAGAAATTCATTCCCGCCATGGCCGACAAGATCCGCAACGCCAAGTCCCTGATCGGTGACCGCCCGATCGAACTCGAAGTCGATGGCGGCGTCTCGGTCGAAACCGCGCCTCTCATCACGGCTTCCGGCGCCAATGTCCTCGTGGCGGGCTCGGCAATCTTCAAGGGCGAATCGGTCGATGCCTACCGCCAGACAGTCGGCGGCCTCCGGGCCGCCGCCGAACGAGGCCGCGTTGGATCAAACTAG
- the purB gene encoding adenylosuccinate lyase — protein MIPRYSRPEMVAIWSPETKFRIWFEIEAHACDALAALGVIPKSAADTIWEKGGKATFDVARIDEIEAVTKHDVIAFLTHLAEIVGPDARFVHQGMTSSDVLDTCFNVQLVRASDLLLADIDKLLEALKRRAFEHKDTVTIGRSHGIHAEPTTFGVKLALAYAEFERCKQRLIAAREEVATCAISGAVGTFANIDPRVEEHVAAALGLKPEPVSTQVIPRDRHAMFFATLGVVASSIERLATEIRHLQRTEVLEVEEYFSPGQKGSSAMPHKRNPVLTENLTGLARMVRSYAMPAMENVALWHERDISHSSVERMIGPDGTVTLDFALARITSVIDKLLVYPDNMMNNLNKFRGLVHSQRVLLALTQAGVSREDSYRLVQRNAMKVWEQGKDFLEELLADQEVRAALSEEDIREKFDLGYHTKHVDTIFKRVFG, from the coding sequence ATGATCCCGCGCTACTCCCGACCGGAAATGGTCGCCATCTGGTCGCCCGAAACCAAATTCCGTATCTGGTTCGAGATCGAGGCCCATGCCTGTGATGCGCTGGCAGCTCTCGGCGTCATTCCGAAGTCGGCGGCGGACACGATCTGGGAAAAGGGCGGCAAGGCCACCTTCGACGTTGCCCGCATCGATGAGATCGAAGCCGTCACCAAGCACGACGTCATCGCCTTCCTGACGCATCTTGCCGAAATCGTCGGACCGGACGCCCGCTTCGTACACCAGGGCATGACCTCGTCCGACGTGCTCGACACCTGCTTCAACGTCCAGCTCGTCCGCGCCAGCGACCTGCTGCTTGCCGATATCGACAAGCTGCTGGAGGCGCTGAAGCGCCGCGCCTTCGAGCACAAGGATACCGTCACCATCGGCCGCTCGCACGGCATCCATGCCGAACCCACGACCTTCGGCGTCAAGCTGGCGCTCGCCTATGCCGAATTCGAGCGCTGCAAGCAGCGCCTGATCGCGGCTCGCGAGGAAGTCGCCACCTGCGCCATCTCGGGCGCCGTCGGCACTTTCGCCAACATCGATCCCCGCGTCGAGGAACATGTCGCCGCCGCCCTCGGCCTGAAGCCTGAGCCGGTCTCCACCCAGGTCATCCCGCGCGACCGCCACGCGATGTTCTTCGCGACCCTTGGCGTCGTCGCCTCCTCGATCGAGCGCCTCGCCACCGAGATCCGCCATCTGCAGCGTACCGAGGTTCTGGAAGTGGAGGAATATTTCTCTCCAGGCCAGAAGGGCTCGTCGGCCATGCCGCACAAGCGCAATCCGGTATTGACGGAAAACCTGACGGGCCTTGCCCGCATGGTCCGCTCCTACGCCATGCCCGCCATGGAAAACGTCGCCCTCTGGCATGAGCGCGATATTTCCCATTCGTCCGTCGAGCGCATGATCGGCCCGGATGGGACCGTCACACTCGATTTCGCGCTCGCCCGCATCACCAGCGTCATCGACAAGCTGCTTGTCTACCCGGACAATATGATGAACAACTTGAACAAGTTCCGTGGACTTGTTCATTCGCAGCGGGTGCTGCTGGCCCTCACTCAGGCAGGCGTTTCCCGCGAAGATTCCTATCGCCTCGTGCAGCGCAACGCCATGAAAGTCTGGGAACAGGGCAAGGATTTCCTTGAGGAGCTGCTTGCCGACCAGGAAGTGCGCGCGGCGCTTTCCGAAGAGGATATCCGTGAGAAATTCGACCTTGGCTATCACACCAAGCATGTCGACACGATCTTCAAGCGGGTTTTCGGTTAA
- a CDS encoding low affinity iron permease family protein, which produces MARLKHIFARFATVVSEGAGKPVIFILALLSVVVWGFTGPIFSFSETWQLVINTGTTIVTFLMVFLLQNAQTRDTRAIQAKLNELILTSAAENRFIGIENLDEEDLKHLDRLVAKAARRDGNSEGGSPQRSIHRKIRRER; this is translated from the coding sequence ATGGCAAGGCTCAAACATATCTTCGCTCGTTTCGCCACGGTGGTTTCGGAAGGGGCGGGAAAACCGGTCATTTTCATACTAGCCCTGCTGTCGGTCGTCGTCTGGGGCTTCACCGGACCGATCTTCAGCTTTTCCGAAACCTGGCAGCTCGTCATAAACACAGGCACGACGATCGTCACTTTCCTGATGGTCTTCCTGTTGCAGAACGCGCAGACGCGCGACACGCGAGCCATCCAGGCCAAGCTCAACGAGCTTATCCTGACCAGCGCCGCGGAAAACCGCTTCATCGGCATCGAGAACCTGGACGAGGAGGATTTGAAGCACCTCGACCGTCTGGTGGCGAAGGCGGCCAGGCGCGACGGCAACAGCGAAGGAGGATCGCCGCAAAGATCGATCCATCGGAAAATCAGACGCGAAAGGTAG
- a CDS encoding DUF2189 domain-containing protein: MTAFHVMVGADHTFTRPAIRKIGIADLVDALKLGLDDFSEKPSHYVFLCLMYPIAGIALAIWSTDQNLLPLLFPLMSGFALLGPIAAIGLYEISRRREKGLDTSWSHAFEVRFSPALPSIIVAGLMLFGLFIVWLFVAQNLYFIYFGDGAPPKLTSFVSSILTTPQGLAMMFWGNLLGFIFALVVLATTVVTFPLLLDRDVGVVAAIDASIRATLINPIPVAVWGLIVAALLVVGTIPIFAGLAVIMPILGHATWHLYRKLVVPIESH; the protein is encoded by the coding sequence ATGACGGCCTTTCACGTCATGGTCGGAGCGGACCATACATTTACCCGCCCCGCCATCCGCAAGATCGGCATTGCTGACCTCGTCGATGCCCTGAAACTGGGGCTGGACGACTTCAGCGAAAAGCCATCGCACTACGTGTTCCTGTGCCTGATGTATCCGATTGCGGGCATCGCGCTTGCGATCTGGAGCACGGACCAGAACCTGCTGCCGCTGCTGTTTCCATTGATGTCGGGCTTTGCCCTGCTGGGTCCCATCGCGGCAATCGGCCTTTACGAGATCAGCCGACGGCGGGAGAAGGGGCTGGATACGTCGTGGAGCCATGCTTTCGAGGTCCGTTTCTCGCCAGCCTTGCCGTCGATCATCGTCGCCGGCCTCATGCTGTTCGGCCTTTTCATCGTCTGGCTCTTCGTGGCGCAGAATCTCTACTTCATCTATTTCGGCGATGGTGCGCCGCCCAAGCTCACATCCTTCGTGTCGAGTATCCTGACCACGCCCCAAGGTTTGGCGATGATGTTCTGGGGCAATCTCCTCGGCTTCATCTTTGCGCTTGTCGTGCTGGCGACCACGGTCGTTACCTTCCCGCTGCTGCTGGACCGCGATGTCGGTGTCGTGGCCGCCATCGACGCCAGCATCCGGGCGACGTTGATCAATCCGATACCGGTGGCGGTCTGGGGCCTGATCGTGGCGGCGCTGCTGGTGGTCGGCACGATCCCGATCTTTGCGGGGCTGGCCGTGATCATGCCCATACTGGGCCACGCTACGTGGCATCTCTATCGCAAGCTGGTGGTGCCGATCGAGTCTCACTAG